A window of Diospyros lotus cultivar Yz01 chromosome 14, ASM1463336v1, whole genome shotgun sequence contains these coding sequences:
- the LOC127789556 gene encoding uncharacterized protein LOC127789556, protein MGHDKANFAVIMLVLLLSFSFMLSSSSAVPTSRTFKSFKDEHPSVQDFHSQGETLEMRWSDAGEVEEEVFVGAGRMVLETTDYPGTGANNNHDPSTPGGKT, encoded by the exons ATGGGACACGATAAGGCTAATTTTGCTGTAATTATGCTTGTGCTTCTTCTCAGCTTCTCCTTTATGCTCTCCTCTTCTTCTGCAGTTCCGACATCAA GAACCTTCAAGTCTTTTAAGGACGAGCACCCATCAGTCCAGGATTTCCACTcccag GGTGAAACCTTGGAGATGAGATGGAGTGATGCTGGAGAGGTGGAAGAGGAGGTGTTCGTGGGGGCTGGAAGAATGGTTTTGGAAACCACAGACTATCCAGGAACAGGAGCAAACAACAACCATGACCCAAGCACCCCTGGTGGAAAAACTTAA
- the LOC127789558 gene encoding uncharacterized protein LOC127789558 isoform X1 → MRQKGFLLLLLVLAASCLLLSSAVAAARSSAEILKPFKDDPSVDSVHRLLPPQGKMETGTGEKLTDEEEVMMIERRMDLETSDYKGTGANDDHDPKPPGQV, encoded by the exons ATGAGGCAGAagggttttcttcttcttctactggTTTTGGCTGCCTCTTGTCTTCTTCTCTCCTCTGCTGTGGCTGCTGCTCGTTCCTCCG CAGAAATCCTGAAGCCATTTAAGGATGATCCGTCTGTAGATTCAGTCCATCGCTTGCTTCCTCCTCAG GGTAAAATGGAGACGGGCACTGGAGAAAAGCTAACAGATGAGGAAGAAGTGATGATGATAGAGCGAAGAATGGATTTGGAAACCTCCGACTATAAAGGAACTGGAGCCAACGACGACCATGATCCAAAACCTCCTGGACAAGTTTGA
- the LOC127789558 gene encoding uncharacterized protein LOC127789558 isoform X2, which yields MRQKGFLLLLLVLAASCLLLSSAVAAARSSEILKPFKDDPSVDSVHRLLPPQGKMETGTGEKLTDEEEVMMIERRMDLETSDYKGTGANDDHDPKPPGQV from the exons ATGAGGCAGAagggttttcttcttcttctactggTTTTGGCTGCCTCTTGTCTTCTTCTCTCCTCTGCTGTGGCTGCTGCTCGTTCCTCCG AAATCCTGAAGCCATTTAAGGATGATCCGTCTGTAGATTCAGTCCATCGCTTGCTTCCTCCTCAG GGTAAAATGGAGACGGGCACTGGAGAAAAGCTAACAGATGAGGAAGAAGTGATGATGATAGAGCGAAGAATGGATTTGGAAACCTCCGACTATAAAGGAACTGGAGCCAACGACGACCATGATCCAAAACCTCCTGGACAAGTTTGA